One Thermicanus aegyptius DSM 12793 DNA segment encodes these proteins:
- a CDS encoding PTS ascorbate transporter subunit IIC, whose translation MDLIMKDILGTPAILVGLFALLGLLLQKKSSADILSGTLKTIMGFVILGGGANIIIGSLNVFGKMFEKAFSIQGVIPNNEAIVAIAQTTFGTETALIMVFGMLVNILLARLTPFKYIFLTGHHTLFMASLISAVFATGGLKGVPLVIIGSLILGSLMVLSPAILQPFVRKITGSDDIAVGHFGSIGYFTAAVVGSSLGNKAYSTEDIKVPKSLSFLRDTSVAVSLTMTILFVIVAGLAGPAYIQSELSGGTNFLVFSLMQAITFAAGVYIILAGVRLLIAEIVPAFKGIADKFVKNAKPALDVPTVFPFAPNAVIVGFLSSFVAGVLSMFILPVFGLKIIVPGLVPHFFTGATAGVFGNATGGRRGAILGAFANGILISFLPAFLLPVLGSLGFEGTTFGDSDFGIIGILLGYLIKLF comes from the coding sequence ATGGATTTGATCATGAAGGATATTTTAGGAACACCCGCAATTTTGGTTGGTTTATTCGCGTTGCTGGGCCTTTTGCTCCAAAAGAAAAGTTCGGCCGATATTCTTTCAGGTACGCTCAAAACGATCATGGGTTTTGTGATCCTCGGCGGAGGGGCCAACATTATTATCGGATCTTTGAATGTTTTCGGGAAAATGTTTGAGAAAGCCTTCTCAATCCAGGGAGTTATTCCAAATAATGAAGCCATTGTTGCGATTGCCCAAACAACCTTTGGGACCGAAACGGCTTTAATCATGGTTTTTGGTATGTTAGTCAATATTTTATTGGCACGGCTTACTCCATTTAAATATATTTTCTTAACCGGACATCATACGTTGTTTATGGCCAGCCTGATCTCAGCGGTTTTTGCTACGGGAGGGTTGAAGGGCGTACCGCTTGTCATTATTGGTTCATTGATTCTTGGATCGCTCATGGTGTTATCGCCTGCAATCCTTCAACCGTTTGTGAGAAAAATTACTGGCTCTGATGATATTGCGGTAGGTCATTTTGGCTCCATAGGGTACTTTACCGCAGCGGTTGTAGGAAGTTCTTTGGGGAACAAAGCGTACTCGACAGAGGATATAAAAGTTCCTAAATCGTTAAGTTTTCTTCGTGATACTTCAGTGGCCGTATCCCTGACAATGACGATTTTATTTGTTATCGTAGCGGGATTGGCTGGTCCGGCTTATATACAGTCTGAATTAAGCGGCGGCACGAATTTTCTCGTCTTTTCACTGATGCAGGCGATCACGTTTGCTGCAGGCGTCTACATTATTTTAGCTGGTGTTCGGTTACTGATTGCGGAGATTGTTCCTGCCTTTAAAGGAATTGCCGATAAATTTGTCAAGAATGCAAAACCGGCGCTTGACGTACCGACCGTCTTCCCATTTGCTCCGAATGCCGTAATTGTCGGTTTCCTCTCCAGTTTTGTTGCGGGGGTTTTATCGATGTTTATTCTTCCCGTCTTCGGGTTAAAAATTATCGTTCCAGGACTAGTCCCTCACTTTTTCACAGGGGCCACCGCGGGCGTGTTCGGGAATGCAACAGGAGGGCGTCGGGGGGCGATTCTGGGTGCATTTGCAAATGGGATTTTAATTTCCTTCCTACCTGCTTTTCTCCTCCCTGTTCTGGGTTCACTGGGATTTGAAGGGACGACCTTTGGAGACTCAGATTTTGGTATCATCGGCATTTTGCTCGGTTATTTGATTAAGCTCTTTTAG
- a CDS encoding HPr family phosphocarrier protein, producing MLERKVKVELEHGLHARPATEFVKLCASVKSDVTLIKDKKEMNAKSIMGVMALGVSKGDQVTLRVNGPDEAEAIEKLEKYLMNGEKR from the coding sequence GTGCTGGAACGAAAAGTAAAGGTTGAATTGGAACATGGATTACATGCTAGACCTGCCACGGAATTTGTCAAGTTATGCGCATCCGTCAAAAGCGATGTGACCTTAATAAAGGACAAGAAAGAAATGAATGCAAAGAGCATCATGGGAGTTATGGCCTTGGGCGTCTCTAAAGGGGATCAAGTGACACTTCGGGTAAACGGTCCGGATGAGGCGGAAGCGATAGAGAAATTGGAAAAATACTTAATGAACGGGGAGAAGAGGTAA